The Arachis ipaensis cultivar K30076 chromosome B07, Araip1.1, whole genome shotgun sequence genome includes a window with the following:
- the LOC107607269 gene encoding uncharacterized protein LOC107607269, with protein sequence MAGLMKKYGIIHKVATAYHPQTNGQAEVSNREIKCILEKIVKPHKKDWSSKLGDALWAYQTAYKTPIGMIPFRLVYKKACHLLVEIEHKAYWAVKNATPDLGLESKGSYSWWSLSALDWKPMKILGSTRRK encoded by the coding sequence atGGCAGGGTTAATGAAGAAGTATGGCATCATCCATAAAGTGGCCACGGCATACCACCCACAAACAAATGGCCAAGCCGAAGTCTCCAATCGGGAAATCAAGTGCATATTGGAAAAGATTGTGAAGCCTCACAAGAAGGATTGGAGTTCTAAACTCGGTGATGCGCTTTGGGCATACCAAACGGCTTACAAGACGCCAATTGGTATGATCCCATTCCGGTTGGTCTATAAGAAGGCTTGCCATCTTCTGGTGGAGATAGAGCATAAGGCCTATTGGGCCGTCAAAAATGCAACACCGGATTTGGGGTTGGAGTCGAAAGGAAGTTACAGTTGGTGGAGCTTGAGTGCCTTAGATTGGAAGCCTATGAAAATTCTAGGCtctacaaggagaaaatga